In the genome of Flavobacterium panacagri, one region contains:
- a CDS encoding polysaccharide lyase family 7 protein, which translates to MKRKTFKKLHSFFLKSNRISGFLFVCLILLTACTNEELQKGENEAAANEAPKTTGTTMKLVTTKLTPASVSDNGNDGNVAANTLDGNLSTRWSSDGSTGKYITYDLGSSKSISSLKIAWHQGDQRKSYFQIRVGDSTGSLTTVYDAKTTGSSGTTTALETYTLSSPVTARYVRISCFGNSLTTWNSIAETEIYSTVDDGLPDTYPTSVIGITANTWKINSFTGTPGSSAVYYDDITTASGVSYNTYNDPNYFYTDGTWTYFKCYRGLGTSSNSSNPRVELRELNNGSSASWDGSVGTHTMTWTVKVDKLPKGENGTTGVLCFGQIHGPSTNSSGVAVDDIIRVQFDGAANQSTGTVKLKISGYITEKVLGGSKSFTGYSLGTSYTFAIKYTGGKVYLYNGSTLVFSQQMDTSTEGNYFKAGNYLQSVKNVSYDGSYGLVGISSLTVSHQ; encoded by the coding sequence TTTTAAAATCGAATAGAATTAGTGGATTTTTATTCGTTTGTCTCATTCTTTTAACGGCCTGTACTAATGAAGAATTACAAAAAGGAGAAAACGAAGCTGCAGCAAATGAAGCACCAAAGACGACTGGTACAACTATGAAATTAGTGACAACCAAACTAACTCCTGCATCAGTTTCTGACAATGGCAACGATGGAAATGTTGCCGCTAATACATTAGATGGTAACTTAAGCACACGCTGGTCTTCGGATGGCAGTACAGGAAAGTATATTACCTATGATTTAGGATCTTCTAAATCTATTTCCAGTCTTAAAATAGCGTGGCATCAAGGAGATCAAAGAAAATCGTATTTTCAAATTCGCGTTGGCGATTCAACAGGCAGTCTTACTACTGTTTATGATGCAAAAACAACAGGAAGCAGCGGTACTACAACAGCTTTAGAAACTTATACTTTATCATCTCCAGTTACAGCTAGATATGTTAGAATTTCTTGTTTTGGAAATTCATTGACGACTTGGAACAGCATTGCAGAGACAGAGATTTACAGTACTGTAGATGATGGATTACCAGATACGTACCCAACTTCGGTAATTGGCATTACGGCAAATACATGGAAGATTAATAGTTTTACTGGAACTCCGGGTTCTTCTGCGGTTTATTATGACGATATTACAACAGCAAGCGGTGTATCTTATAATACGTATAATGATCCTAATTATTTCTACACAGATGGAACTTGGACTTATTTTAAATGTTACAGAGGACTTGGTACTTCATCAAATTCTTCAAACCCTAGAGTGGAATTAAGAGAATTGAATAATGGAAGTTCAGCAAGCTGGGACGGTTCAGTAGGAACTCATACCATGACTTGGACGGTTAAAGTAGATAAGCTGCCAAAAGGAGAAAATGGAACTACTGGAGTTTTATGCTTTGGTCAAATACATGGCCCTTCTACAAATAGCAGTGGCGTAGCAGTAGATGATATTATACGTGTGCAATTTGACGGAGCTGCCAATCAATCAACTGGTACAGTTAAATTAAAAATCAGTGGCTATATTACTGAAAAAGTTTTGGGTGGAAGTAAATCTTTTACCGGATATTCATTGGGTACGAGTTATACTTTTGCAATAAAATATACTGGCGGAAAAGTGTATTTGTATAACGGATCAACTTTAGTTTTTTCTCAGCAAATGGACACAAGTACAGAAGGAAATTACTTTAAAGCTGGAAACTATTTGCAGTCTGTAAAAAATGTCAGCTATGATGGTTCTTATGGTTTGGTTGGAATCAGTAGCCTAACAGTTTCTCATCAATAA